Below is a genomic region from Xiphophorus hellerii strain 12219 chromosome 1, Xiphophorus_hellerii-4.1, whole genome shotgun sequence.
GCCAACCACTAAAGATGTTAGAGTTATGTTTAAGCACTGTTGTGAAACCGGTCGTTCCTGCTGAGAGATTGATCAACTTCTGAGATAACTAAacatgtcaaaagaaaaaaaaaaaaacccccgtCAGACATGCAATGTAAGCACTGCAATTTAACCTGTCTGTCAATGTGGCTCAACTTTGTTGCTTTACACTTATTTAGTTAATTACTGGAGCAACATTTCAGCAGACAATAGCtaaacccaaagaaaaacagggTCTTCCatgctctttgttttttaattttcaattttacaacattttcacatttcacatgATGATTTACTTCTGCCATTACAACCATAAAAGAGACATGAAAAACGAACAGGATCTGAAGTTAACTTAAATATGCATTcagtttgaacaaaaacaaatttagttGAAAGGAACCGTAAAGCGTGGTCATGTGGTTATGGTATGTTCGTATTCTCACACACCGTTCGTTCATTCGCCTCGCCCCGCCCCGCCCCGCCCCGCAGTGACCCTCTGTGTGTGCTGCTACTCAGCTAACCAAACACCCGACTCTCTGGGTAAACTCTGCAGTACATGTGGCTTTTTCCGCTTGTAAAGCACAAATCGCTGCTCATCTTAATctgatttgattgtttttggtcGTTGTTTTCTGGAAAAACGCAGACAGCACAGTCAGTAACATTGTTGCATATCATTGTTATCTAATAAAACGGATTTCTAGACTTGATATTCTTATTATATAAGTGgggaaaatgaataaatccaaaTGGGTACTTCTCAGCCTTTCCAGCTAGATCCTGTAGTTTTGATTTATTCCACTTTTGGGTTGGCTTCATGtcaatttcaaatttttatacTATTATAGAGCTCAGTTGAATTTTTTCATCCTTCTCTTTACTACTGTATTTCCCTGACAATAAGTCGCTCTGCAGTATAAATCTCACAAGtcaaaaaatgtgacaaaaaagaaaaatggcaaaacaaaataacagtgactttattactgttatttacTATTACTATACGGTACTTCCTTCTGGAAGATATAGTACTTGTGGTTTTAGTTCTCGTCACTCTTATACAGTTTCCTCTCCTGAGATCAGCCATGTTGACTTCGCTGTCGGTCTTTATCTTTTTGTGTGTAAGAAACGCCTGAGAGTGAACTCTCACCTGCGTCCCCACCCAGCACCAGCGGCGAAGCCTCCTGCTGGGAGGCCGCCGTTACCGTGGACGAGGTGGACGCTGGAGAAGACACGCCATTGTCCAGCGCTGCTGCTCCGGTACGGGCCGAAGGTGGCGGCGGCTCGGCGGGTGGGGTGAGGAGTGGGGCGTGGGAGGGGTCAGAGGTGCTTTGAGACGGGCTGCCTCCCGTCACGGGGCTGCACACGCCAGAGCTGTCCTCTGGACAAAGGAAGACGTCTATGGGACCCTGCGTGCTCCTGAGCGACACCTGGTAGCCCTGAGAGAGACGGACGACATGAAGGAGCGCCGCTCAGTCAGGAGGAACTCACACACTGCAGCTCCATTACAAACATGTccaaactttgtcaatattctactaatgttgaaaaaaaaatacaattttgcaattgctgtgtttctactaaataaaaaacaaaattacaactCACACGTgaaaaagtttgttcacacCACTTGTGAAGCTTTTGATCGACAaagagtattttttgttttttaaattggcgcttttccattaagcaaatttatgttcaaaatgtcaaactatGGACTTATAGGGTAAACGCAGCTACTGAGGCGGGTTTCCTCTGCCCTCACCTCGCTGGGCTCTGTGACTTGCATCTGGGTCTCTGGAGGAGCTCTGACCACCATGACTAGCTGGTCTGGGGAGTCGAATGACTGCCGCAGGTCCTGACAGCGCACGTAGCCCAGCCTGCTGGACGCAGCTGTTAAAGAGCTAACACTTCTGTTTGCAGGTTGAAGTACtttacaattttgttttctgattgttGCAGTGACTAAAATGACTAAAGCTTTATCTTTAGCACCACATGGTTGtacaaaaaatgttgaaactgcTGCATACAACCATAATAAAGACAGGATTTTAACAGTGTTTAAATTGCAAATTACGTTTCCAAGTTCCTTCTTCTAccttatgcaaataaaatgccCTCCTGTGTTGTCACAGTGCAAAAGAAGAACTCCATATTGGTCATTCAAGTTAACATGAACTGTATAAGCAAACCATACAGAACATCTCAAAAGTGAAAAAGCATATGTTACTGTTTATCATTATGCATGCTTTGTCTTTCAAGAGATGCCTTTATCATAATTAGTTGAAAAtcgtctcaaaacaacaatattattatttatctcaATAATTTCTGGAACTATCTATTGTCCAGCTAAATGTGTTGTTGTGACAGGCCTAAGTATGAATATTTCTGCAGGTGTACAGTTGTCCAACCAACTGATGAATCAAACCCGGTCACTCTGACAGCATTCACTAGAAGCAGTAAAAGGATATTTCTTGTTCTGTGGTTCCTCTGTGAGCAGCCGCAGTTGCAGGGTGCATTTAGAGATGAGTTCGTCCAGCTGCTCCTCGGCCTCAGTCAGATCACACACctccctctgcagctccttGTGCCGGGACACCAGGCTGGCATCGATACGGTTGCCACTGCGGAACAACAGTTGGGTTAAAATTCAGAAGTTACTCCGGCAGTCTAGTTTGCTCCCACACTCACAGCCACTGGATGTTGTTCTTGGACTTCTTGGAGATGAGCTGGATTCCCTCCAGGACGTTAGTGATGTCATAGATGCGTCTCTTCTGGACATCCAGGACCTGGGAGGCCCAGTTCAGGTCCACCACGCCGTCGGCCGACTGCGACAGCAGGTTCAGGAAGCGCTTGGTGGTCAGGTTTAGGGACGTGTCGTATCGGGACTTCTCCGTCGAGCTTCGAGGaactttgcagaaaaaaaagatctagGTTTACATTTCCTGTAGAATTCAAATTCATTCAAAAAACATCCCCCAAAAAATTAATCCCAAATTAAACGTTGCAGCAACTCATATTAATTTAAGACTCTGATAGTgttgtgggcaggaaggatctcctgtagcagtctgtgttatagagaatttgaagaagcctctgactttTCTATGAAGAGGGAAGTGtcatgaagaggatgctcaggATTAACAGAGGCTCCTGGTTTATTAAATGTTCTGCAAACTGAACCTCCATTTTAGGGCTCCTGCTCTCGAGTTCAACATTTTGCAAAATCCTCTTCCGAAATATTCCACCCCATTTCATCTGTTACATTACAACTTCAAACATTGGcctgtttgtttaattattaaacaCAAAGTAGGACACAACTATGATGTGGAAGGAAATTTTACCTCCATTGTTCTGACGCCACTAATAAAATCCAGCGCAACGGATTGCCTACAGAAGTCATGTAATTACCAATAACATCCTATTCG
It encodes:
- the e2f1 gene encoding transcription factor E2F1, which produces MSETLITGQTSEDLLADFETLLNSGTIDLGEEHQIVIITSPSNEGLHPAVAPTSTGEILLFATPQGPADVGIQDKRRPVLGRPPVKRKLDLDSDHQYVSTTRPATGQVPPSTPAPPRVPRSSTEKSRYDTSLNLTTKRFLNLLSQSADGVVDLNWASQVLDVQKRRIYDITNVLEGIQLISKKSKNNIQWLGNRIDASLVSRHKELQREVCDLTEAEEQLDELISKCTLQLRLLTEEPQNKKLGYVRCQDLRQSFDSPDQLVMVVRAPPETQMQVTEPSEGYQVSLRSTQGPIDVFLCPEDSSGVCSPVTGGSPSQSTSDPSHAPLLTPPAEPPPPSARTGAAALDNGVSSPASTSSTVTAASQQEASPLVLGGDAESLLGGDLFSSLGDIDHFDLSPLSSSDLLNGEGLPLPLDSFINLSPPYRHDYHFGLEDHEGISELFDCDFDDLSHVLGDG